The Lysobacter capsici genome has a segment encoding these proteins:
- the pabB gene encoding aminodeoxychorismate synthase component I has translation MRCLLIDNYDSFTWNLADQIGRAFGQAPTVLRNDACGWERLRADQDYDCIVVSPGPGSVEHEADFHVARQAIAHSALPLLGVCLGFQGIAYAEGGRIAHAPQPYHGRVSRLHHDGSELFAGLPASFEVVRYHSLIAAAPLPPALQATAHTDDGLIMALRHRRRPQWGVQFHPESILSEHGIDLIANFRDLVHRHHGRAFVSLAAATIEPQPAAPIAPPQALQLWCKPLNAKLDPETVFNALYAQQRNSFWLDSQDAVEERAACSFMGAVDDEDLLAYRIADDDATLSAGHALLDRIECELAAAQVGEPIPADAASALDENALPFDFRGGFIGWLGYEMKALFDGDGGGNPGTPLPDALWMRVHRFLAFDHRRGRAWAIAIAAPHTAQAADAQRWLETVAAQAASTLAQPAPEPPPPPAPLDTLEVDMDLGHDDYLAAIEHCRRAIVDGESYQICLTNHFRFRAQLDPLALYLRLRRGNAAPFGAYLRSGDHHVLSTSPERFLRVDRTGRIQTKPIKGTMRRSDDPQVDAQYARHLAESVKDRAENLMIVDLMRNDLNRVAVHATVEVPKLREVESYRTVHQLVSTVEAQLRPDTSLIDLLRATFPGGSISGAPKRRTMQIIDRLERSARGVYCGSIGYLGYNRVADLNIGIRTLSYDGDSVAFGAGGAITWLSDPQAEFQEVLLKAEAVLRPLWGFLARPDAGFAYELEGERLRLHRVAR, from the coding sequence ATGCGTTGCCTGTTGATCGACAACTACGACTCCTTCACCTGGAACCTCGCCGACCAGATCGGGCGCGCGTTCGGCCAGGCGCCGACCGTGCTGCGCAACGACGCCTGCGGCTGGGAGCGACTGCGGGCCGACCAGGACTACGACTGCATCGTGGTCTCGCCCGGCCCGGGCAGCGTCGAGCACGAGGCCGACTTCCACGTCGCGCGCCAGGCGATCGCGCACAGCGCGCTGCCGCTGCTTGGGGTGTGCCTGGGTTTCCAGGGCATCGCCTACGCCGAAGGCGGCCGCATCGCGCATGCGCCGCAGCCGTATCACGGCCGGGTCTCGCGCCTGCATCACGACGGCAGCGAGCTGTTCGCCGGCTTGCCCGCATCGTTCGAAGTGGTGCGTTATCACTCGCTGATCGCGGCCGCGCCGTTGCCGCCCGCGTTGCAGGCGACCGCGCACACCGACGACGGCCTGATCATGGCGCTGCGTCATCGCCGTCGCCCGCAGTGGGGCGTGCAGTTCCATCCCGAGTCGATCCTGAGCGAACACGGCATCGACCTGATCGCGAATTTCCGCGATCTGGTGCATCGCCATCACGGCCGCGCTTTCGTCAGTCTCGCCGCGGCGACGATAGAGCCGCAGCCGGCCGCGCCCATCGCGCCGCCGCAAGCCTTGCAACTGTGGTGCAAGCCGCTGAATGCGAAGCTCGATCCGGAAACCGTGTTCAACGCCTTGTACGCGCAGCAGCGCAACAGCTTCTGGCTCGACAGCCAGGATGCGGTCGAGGAGCGCGCGGCGTGTTCGTTCATGGGCGCGGTCGACGACGAGGACCTGCTGGCCTACCGCATCGCCGACGACGACGCGACGCTGTCGGCCGGACACGCCCTGCTCGATCGCATCGAATGCGAACTCGCCGCGGCGCAGGTCGGCGAGCCGATCCCGGCCGACGCCGCGTCTGCCCTGGACGAAAACGCCTTGCCGTTCGATTTCCGCGGCGGCTTCATCGGCTGGCTGGGGTACGAGATGAAAGCGCTGTTCGATGGCGACGGCGGCGGCAACCCCGGCACGCCGTTGCCCGATGCGCTGTGGATGCGCGTGCATCGCTTCCTCGCCTTCGACCATCGCCGCGGACGCGCCTGGGCGATCGCGATCGCCGCGCCGCATACCGCGCAGGCGGCCGACGCGCAGCGCTGGCTCGAGACCGTCGCCGCGCAGGCCGCATCGACGCTCGCCCAGCCCGCGCCCGAACCGCCGCCGCCGCCCGCGCCGCTGGACACGCTCGAGGTCGACATGGACCTGGGCCACGACGATTACCTGGCCGCGATCGAGCACTGTCGCCGCGCGATCGTCGACGGCGAGTCCTACCAGATCTGCCTGACCAATCACTTCCGCTTCCGCGCGCAACTCGATCCGCTCGCGCTGTACCTGCGTCTGCGCCGCGGCAACGCGGCGCCGTTCGGCGCTTACCTGCGCAGCGGCGACCATCACGTGTTGAGCACTTCGCCGGAACGCTTCCTGCGCGTCGACCGCACCGGCCGCATCCAGACCAAGCCGATCAAGGGCACGATGCGCCGCTCCGACGATCCGCAAGTCGATGCGCAGTACGCGCGGCATCTGGCCGAATCGGTCAAGGACCGCGCCGAAAACCTGATGATCGTCGACCTGATGCGCAACGATCTCAACCGGGTCGCGGTGCATGCCACGGTCGAGGTGCCGAAGCTGCGCGAAGTCGAAAGCTATCGCACCGTGCATCAACTGGTCAGCACGGTCGAAGCGCAGCTGCGGCCCGATACCAGCCTGATCGATCTGCTGCGCGCGACCTTCCCCGGCGGATCGATCAGCGGCGCGCCCAAGCGCCGCACCATGCAGATCATCGACCGGCTCGAACGCAGCGCGCGCGGCGTCTATTGCGGTTCGATCGGTTATCTGGGCTACAACCGCGTCGCCGATCTCAACATCGGCATCCGCACCCTGTCCTACGACGGCGACAGCGTCGCCTTCGGCGCCGGCGGCGCGATCACCTGGCTGTCCGACCCGCAGGCCGAGTTCCAGGAAGTGCTGCTCAAGGCCGAAGCGGTGCTGCGGCCGCTGTGGGGGTTTCTGGCCCGGCCCGACGCCGGCTTCGCCTACGAGCTCGAGGGCGAGCGCCTGCGACTGCATCGGGTCGCGCGCTGA
- a CDS encoding 4'-phosphopantetheinyl transferase family protein encodes MPLGRNAFIHDAAPFDAQAQGQPLTGYACRFRLEAYDDALYPDHGLRLPPQLARAVAKRRGEFLAGRLCARRALARLGIASADIAIGPDREPLWPAGAIASISHAGDRAVCLASADPHVIGLGIDIESRIDARLAGEIRGVVVDVAEQAVIEAGFDDAVAGLAAAFSAKEALYKALYPQVRAFFGFEAMRLARVDEGRLRFLAAADLSPTVRAGQAFEVDIAFEDGGVRSIACCLRARG; translated from the coding sequence ATGCCGTTGGGCCGCAACGCTTTCATCCACGACGCCGCGCCCTTCGACGCGCAGGCCCAGGGCCAGCCGCTGACCGGCTACGCCTGCCGCTTCCGCCTCGAGGCCTACGACGATGCGCTGTACCCCGACCATGGCCTGCGCCTGCCGCCGCAGCTGGCGCGCGCGGTGGCCAAGCGGCGCGGCGAATTCCTCGCCGGCCGGCTGTGCGCGCGGCGCGCGTTGGCGCGGCTGGGGATCGCCTCTGCCGATATCGCGATCGGACCGGACCGCGAACCGCTTTGGCCGGCCGGCGCGATCGCCTCGATCTCGCACGCCGGCGATCGCGCGGTCTGCCTCGCCAGCGCCGATCCGCACGTGATCGGCCTGGGCATCGACATCGAATCGCGGATCGACGCGCGCCTGGCCGGCGAGATCCGCGGCGTGGTGGTCGATGTGGCCGAACAGGCGGTGATCGAGGCCGGCTTCGACGATGCGGTGGCCGGACTGGCCGCGGCGTTTTCGGCCAAGGAGGCCTTGTACAAGGCGCTATACCCGCAGGTGCGGGCGTTCTTCGGCTTCGAGGCGATGCGCCTGGCGCGGGTCGACGAGGGCCGCCTGCGCTTCCTGGCCGCAGCCGATCTGTCGCCGACGGTGCGGGCCGGGCAGGCCTTCGAGGTCGATATCGCCTTCGAAGACGGCGGCGTGCGTTCGATCGCCTGTTGCCTGCGCGCGCGGGGCTGA
- a CDS encoding M4 family metallopeptidase: MTTRRFKQEGLYLAIAATLLMAPLAHAAEAGPAARDAATAQARGLIAGNAGLLRASAADSFEARDVVIDRDGTQHARFARSYQGLRVIGGDVVVTSRRGELKSAQLSLRSAQRPSLSARVIGKDQAAIEAGARFNGRVGKIHGNELVVYARGATPVLAYEVTVQGDETEQHSGFVTYYVNASDGRVLDVQDQLQTAAAIGTGKSFYYGDLSLPTDQKSATKFDLIDTTRGNGKVYDAKGAAISNLFDILGATLGATLFTDADNTWGNNTLSDRATVATDIHYGVGATWDYFKNVHGRLGLYNDNKGINSYAHTNFKTSTGGTTGVNAAYFALTKVMFYGDGDASRGYGPIVGIDVAGHEMSHGVNAATANLAYSGDAGGLNEANSDILGTLVEFYANHPNDPGDYRIGEIMRTGGLAFRDMYNQGADGKSFNCYIGGSGFDPNLAAGGIHDPHYTSGVANRMAYLAIEGAVTPAGTTLTPAQLVCNGDTGIVGIGRDKFGKIWYRALTTKFTSSTTYPQARAATLAAAAELYGAGSPEQTTIARAWSAASVN; the protein is encoded by the coding sequence ATGACTACCCGACGGTTCAAACAGGAAGGACTCTATCTCGCCATCGCCGCGACGCTGCTGATGGCGCCGCTCGCCCACGCCGCCGAGGCCGGCCCCGCCGCCAGGGATGCCGCGACCGCGCAGGCGCGCGGCCTGATCGCCGGCAACGCCGGCCTGCTGCGGGCCAGCGCCGCGGACAGTTTCGAAGCGCGCGATGTGGTGATCGACCGCGACGGCACCCAGCACGCGCGTTTCGCCCGCAGCTATCAAGGCCTGCGCGTGATCGGCGGCGACGTGGTGGTGACCTCGCGGCGCGGCGAACTCAAGTCCGCGCAGCTGAGCCTGCGCAGCGCGCAGCGTCCGTCGCTGAGCGCGCGCGTGATCGGCAAGGACCAGGCCGCGATCGAAGCCGGCGCGCGCTTCAACGGCCGGGTCGGCAAGATCCACGGCAACGAACTGGTGGTGTATGCGCGCGGCGCCACGCCGGTGCTCGCCTACGAGGTCACCGTCCAAGGCGACGAAACCGAACAGCACTCCGGCTTCGTCACCTATTACGTCAACGCCAGCGATGGCCGCGTGCTCGACGTGCAGGATCAGTTGCAGACCGCGGCCGCGATCGGCACCGGCAAGTCGTTCTACTACGGCGACCTGAGCCTGCCGACCGATCAGAAGAGCGCGACCAAGTTCGACCTGATCGACACCACCCGCGGCAACGGCAAGGTCTACGACGCCAAGGGCGCGGCGATCTCCAACCTGTTCGACATCCTCGGCGCGACCCTGGGCGCGACCTTGTTCACCGATGCCGACAACACCTGGGGCAACAACACCCTCAGCGATCGCGCCACCGTCGCCACCGACATCCACTACGGCGTCGGCGCGACCTGGGACTATTTCAAGAACGTCCATGGCCGCCTGGGCCTGTACAACGACAACAAGGGCATCAACAGCTACGCCCACACCAACTTCAAGACCTCCACCGGCGGCACCACCGGGGTCAACGCGGCTTATTTCGCCCTGACCAAGGTGATGTTCTACGGCGACGGCGACGCCAGCCGCGGTTACGGCCCGATCGTCGGCATCGACGTGGCCGGCCACGAGATGTCGCACGGGGTCAACGCGGCGACCGCGAACCTGGCCTACTCGGGCGATGCCGGCGGCTTGAACGAAGCCAATTCCGACATCCTCGGCACCCTGGTCGAGTTCTACGCCAACCACCCCAACGACCCGGGCGACTACCGCATCGGCGAGATCATGCGTACCGGCGGGCTGGCGTTCCGCGACATGTACAACCAGGGCGCCGACGGCAAGTCGTTCAACTGCTACATCGGCGGCAGCGGGTTCGATCCGAACCTGGCGGCCGGCGGCATTCACGACCCGCACTACACTTCCGGCGTCGCCAACCGCATGGCCTATCTGGCGATCGAAGGCGCGGTAACGCCGGCCGGCACCACGCTGACCCCGGCGCAGCTGGTGTGCAACGGCGACACCGGCATCGTCGGCATCGGCCGCGACAAGTTCGGCAAGATCTGGTATCGCGCGCTGACCACCAAGTTCACCTCCAGCACGACCTACCCGCAGGCGCGCGCGGCGACCCTGGCCGCCGCGGCCGAGCTGTACGGCGCCGGTTCGCCGGAGCAGACCACGATCGCGCGGGCGTGGAGCGCGGCCAGCGTCAACTAA
- a CDS encoding M4 family metallopeptidase, with amino-acid sequence MSLHSNLPKRAVLSFAVVAALAAPAVHAADSGKALAMNQARGLIANHLDALQGNSDDSFNARDAIVDRDGTEHVRFDRSFRGLRVIGGDVVVKSQRGQLRSALLTLRSKQRPSLTPRISKDDAAVEAGARFGSRIEQVRGNEPVVYARGAKPVLAYEVTVQGEGNSRHSGLVTYYVDAASGKVLDVQDQIQTAAATGTGKSLYYGTMSISTDQKSATKFDLIDTTRGSGSVYDAKGAAVSNLFDILSTTSNATLMTDTDNIWGNNTTSDRATVGVDIHYGVGVTWDYYKNVHGRAGLAGDGKGIKSYAHTNFKTSSGTNSGANAAYVDLVKSMFYGDGDAARGYGPIVGIDVAGHEMTHGVTAATSKLAYSGDSGGLNEAASDIIGTLVEFYANNASDPGDYRIGEKMRTDGKAFRDMYNQAADGKSFNCYIAGGFDPALSDGAHNPHYTSGVGNLFFYFLAEGSVAPAGTGLNPAQMACNGDAGMTGIGRDKAGKIWYRALTAKFTSNTTYPQARAATLAAAGELYGNGSPEQNAVARAWSAVKVN; translated from the coding sequence ATGTCATTGCATTCCAATCTGCCCAAGCGCGCCGTGCTGAGTTTCGCCGTGGTCGCCGCGCTGGCGGCGCCCGCCGTTCACGCCGCCGACAGCGGCAAGGCCTTGGCGATGAACCAGGCCCGCGGTCTGATTGCAAATCATCTCGACGCGTTGCAAGGCAACAGCGACGACAGCTTCAATGCGCGCGACGCCATCGTCGACCGCGACGGCACCGAGCACGTCCGCTTCGACCGCAGCTTCCGCGGGCTGCGGGTGATCGGCGGCGACGTGGTGGTCAAGTCGCAGCGCGGCCAGTTGCGTTCGGCCCTGCTGACCCTGCGCAGCAAGCAGCGTCCGTCGCTGACCCCGCGCATCAGCAAGGACGATGCCGCGGTCGAGGCCGGCGCGCGCTTCGGCAGCCGCATCGAGCAGGTGCGCGGCAACGAGCCGGTGGTCTACGCGCGCGGCGCCAAGCCGGTGCTGGCCTATGAGGTGACCGTGCAGGGCGAGGGCAACAGCCGCCATTCGGGCCTGGTGACCTATTACGTCGACGCGGCCAGCGGCAAGGTGCTCGACGTGCAGGACCAGATCCAGACCGCCGCCGCGACCGGCACCGGCAAGTCGCTGTACTACGGCACCATGAGCATCTCCACCGATCAGAAGAGCGCGACCAAGTTCGACCTGATCGACACCACCCGCGGCAGCGGCAGCGTGTACGACGCCAAGGGCGCGGCCGTCTCCAACCTGTTCGACATCCTGTCGACGACGTCCAACGCCACCTTGATGACCGACACCGACAACATCTGGGGCAACAACACGACCAGCGATCGCGCGACCGTCGGCGTGGACATCCACTACGGCGTCGGCGTGACCTGGGATTACTACAAGAACGTGCATGGCCGCGCCGGCCTGGCCGGCGACGGCAAGGGCATCAAGAGCTACGCCCACACCAACTTCAAGACCTCCAGCGGCACCAACAGCGGCGCCAACGCGGCCTACGTGGATCTGGTCAAGAGCATGTTCTACGGCGACGGCGATGCCGCGCGCGGCTACGGCCCGATCGTCGGCATCGACGTGGCCGGCCACGAGATGACCCACGGCGTGACCGCGGCGACCTCCAAGCTAGCGTACTCGGGCGATTCCGGCGGCCTCAACGAAGCCGCGTCCGACATCATCGGCACGCTGGTCGAGTTCTACGCCAACAACGCCAGCGATCCGGGCGACTACCGCATCGGCGAGAAGATGCGCACCGACGGCAAGGCCTTCCGCGACATGTACAACCAGGCCGCCGACGGCAAGTCGTTCAACTGCTACATCGCCGGCGGTTTCGATCCCGCCCTGTCCGACGGCGCGCACAACCCGCATTACACCTCCGGCGTGGGCAACCTGTTCTTCTACTTCCTGGCCGAAGGTTCGGTCGCTCCGGCCGGTACCGGTCTGAACCCCGCGCAGATGGCCTGCAACGGCGACGCCGGCATGACCGGGATCGGCCGCGACAAGGCCGGCAAGATCTGGTATCGCGCGCTCACCGCCAAGTTCACCTCCAACACCACCTACCCGCAGGCGCGCGCGGCGACGCTGGCGGCGGCGGGCGAGCTGTACGGCAACGGTTCGCCCGAGCAGAACGCGGTGGCGCGGGCCTGGAGCGCGGTCAAGGTCAACTGA
- a CDS encoding glutathionylspermidine synthase family protein → MKRILTTPRPDWREQAQSLGFHFHTIDGEAYWDESAYYAFGLRQIEDDIEQPTQELHDMSMALVDEVVGSEELLTRLAIPTDYWDWIAASWRQREPHLYGRMDLAYDGRGPAKLYELNYDTPTSLYEAAYFQWLWLEQAIARGALGEGSDQYNRIQELLIETFATLSREKRIATPVHFAAVEDSVEDQGTVRYLRDCAEQAGVDTLELSIEGIGLSKEGWFTDGDDRVIKTLFKLYPLEWMFVEEYGPKLAASQVQLIEPAWKAILSNKGVLPLLWERHRDHPNLLEAHFEDAAAQTAELAAGWVRKPLFSREGANIELVSASGERLRSDGPYQDGPTIRQAHHPLPRFDGDDGAANYPLIGSWVVADQAAGMGIREDASPITQDTSRFMPHAIVED, encoded by the coding sequence ATGAAACGCATCCTCACGACCCCGCGCCCGGATTGGCGCGAACAGGCCCAGTCGCTGGGTTTCCACTTCCACACCATCGACGGCGAAGCGTATTGGGACGAATCGGCGTACTACGCCTTCGGCCTGCGCCAGATCGAGGACGACATCGAGCAGCCCACCCAGGAGCTGCACGACATGTCGATGGCGCTGGTCGATGAAGTGGTCGGTTCGGAAGAACTGCTGACCCGGCTGGCGATTCCGACCGATTACTGGGACTGGATCGCCGCCTCGTGGCGTCAGCGCGAGCCGCATCTGTACGGGCGCATGGACCTGGCCTACGACGGCCGCGGCCCGGCCAAGCTGTACGAACTCAATTACGACACGCCGACCTCGCTGTACGAAGCGGCGTACTTCCAATGGCTGTGGCTGGAGCAGGCCATCGCGCGCGGCGCTTTGGGCGAGGGCAGCGATCAGTACAACCGCATCCAGGAACTGCTGATCGAAACCTTCGCGACCTTGTCGCGCGAAAAACGCATCGCCACGCCGGTGCATTTCGCCGCGGTCGAGGATTCGGTCGAGGACCAGGGCACGGTGCGTTATCTGCGCGACTGCGCCGAACAGGCCGGCGTGGACACGCTGGAGCTGAGCATCGAAGGCATCGGCCTGAGCAAGGAGGGTTGGTTCACCGACGGCGACGACCGCGTCATCAAGACCTTGTTCAAGCTGTATCCGCTGGAATGGATGTTCGTCGAGGAATACGGCCCCAAGCTCGCCGCCTCGCAGGTGCAGCTGATCGAGCCGGCCTGGAAGGCGATCCTCAGCAACAAGGGCGTGCTGCCCTTGCTGTGGGAACGCCATCGCGATCATCCGAATCTGCTCGAAGCGCATTTCGAGGACGCCGCCGCGCAAACCGCCGAGCTCGCCGCGGGCTGGGTGCGCAAGCCGCTGTTCTCGCGCGAAGGCGCCAACATCGAACTGGTCAGCGCCAGCGGCGAACGCCTGCGCAGCGACGGCCCGTATCAGGACGGCCCGACCATCCGTCAGGCGCACCATCCGTTGCCGCGTTTCGACGGCGACGACGGCGCGGCGAATTATCCGTTGATCGGCAGCTGGGTCGTCGCCGACCAGGCCGCCGGCATGGGCATCCGCGAAGACGCCAGTCCGATCACCCAGGACACCTCGCGCTTCATGCCGCACGCGATCGTCGAAGACTGA